In the Rubrivivax gelatinosus IL144 genome, GGCCGATGACGCCGCCGACCGCGGCGCCGCCGATCGTGCCGGCGGTGCTGCCGCCGGTCAGCACCGAGCCGGCGACACCGCCGATGCCGGCACCGATCGCGGTGTCGCGCTGCTGCGTCGACATGCCGGAACAGCCGGCGAGCGCTGCGGTGGCAGCGAGGGTGGCGATGGCCAGGGATCGGGTCGTGTTCATGGTTCCACTCCTATGGGAAACCGGGGGCGGAGCCCCGATGGAACCAGTGTGGGCCGCCGGCTCCGCGCCCGGTGTCGGCGCGGTCCGAAGCGGGTGTGCGGGGCGTCCTACGCGTCGCGGCGGGCGCTGCGGCCGTAGCTCCTGAACTTGGCGATCACCTCGTCCATCTCGGCATGGCCCAGCACGCGCGGCTCGGCCACCGCCAGCGCCTTCAGGTAGACCTCGCACAGCGACTCGATCTCCTGGCAGACCTTCATCGCCTCGGCCAGCGTCGCGCCGGCGGCCACCAGGCCATGGTGCGCCAGCAGGCAGGCCTTGCGCTCGGCCATCGCCTCGCCGACGGCCGCCGACAGCGCCTCGGTGCCGAAGGTGTGGTACGGCACCAGCGGCACCGTGTCGCCGCCGGCCACCGCGATCATGTAGTGGAAGGCCGGCAGCGGCCGGTCCAGGCAGGCCAGCGCGGTGGCGTTCGGCGAATGCGTGTGCACGACGGCGTTCAGGTCCGGCCGGGCGCGGTAGACCGCCTGGTGGAAATGCCATTCCGACGACGGCTGCCAGGTGCCTTCGACACGACCGTCGGCGAGGAAGACACGCACGAAGTCCTCGCCGCAGACTTCCGAACCCATGCCGGTCGGCGTGATCAGCATCGCGTCGCCGCAGCGCACGCTGAGGTTGCCGGTGCTGCCGCGGTTGAGGCCACGCGCGTCCAGCAGGCGCACCGCGGCGGCGGCGTCCTCGCGTGCGGCGACCTCGACGAAGGGCACGTTCATCGTGCGCTCCGGGCGGCCAGCGCGCGCAGCGCCGTCTCGTCGGCGGGGAAGACGCCGTGTTCGGTGACCAGACCGCTGACCAGGCGCGCCGGGGTGACGTCGAAAGCCGGATTCGCCGCCGTCGTGCCCTTGGGCACCAGGCAGACCTCGGCCAGCTCGCCGGCGGCCGTCAGCCCGGCGATGTGCGTCACCTCGCGTGCGCTGCGCTCCTCGATCGGGATCTCGCGCACGCCGTCGGCGAGCTTCGGGTCCAGCGTCGAGGTCGGCATCGCGACGTAGAACGGCACGCCGTTGTCGTGCGCGGCCAGCGCCTTCAGGTAGGTGCCGATCTTGTTGCAGACGTCGCCGCGGATCGTGACGCGGTCGCAGCCGACGATGCACAGATCGACCTCGCCGCGCTGCATCAGGTGGCCGCCGGCGTTGTCGGCGACCAGCGTGTGCGGCACGCCGGCCTTGCCCAGCTCCCAGGCCGTGAGGCTGGCGCCCTGGTTGCGCGGACGGGTCTCGTCGACCCAGACGTGCAGCTCGATGCCGCGCTCCTGGGCGCGGTAGATCGGCGCCGTCGCGCTGCCCCAGTCGACGGTCGCCAGCCAGCCGGCGTTGCAGTGCGTCAGCACCTTGACCGGGCCGGGGCGACGGGCGGCGATGGCTTCGATCAGCGCCAGGCCGTGCTCGCCGATCGCGCGGTTGACGGCCACGTCCTCCTCGGCGATGGCGTCGGCCAGCGCCCAGGCGGCGGCGCGGCGCTGGGCCGCGGGCAGCGGGCGCAGGTGGCTCAGCATGCGGTCGACGGCCCATGCCAGGTTGACGGCGGTCGGGCGCGCGGCGCGGATGCGCTCGCAGCCGGCTTCGAGCGCGGCATCGCCGGCGTCGGCGTTCATCAGCAGCGCGACGCCGTAGGCGGCGCTGGCGCCGATCAGCGGCGCACCACGCACCCACATGTCGCGGATAGCGACGATCATCTCGTCGGCGCTGGCGACCCGTTCGATGACCAGGCGGTGCGGCAGCAGGCGCTGGTCGATGATCTCGACCGCCTCGCCGCCGGCGACGGCGCGGATGGTGCGCAGCGGGGTTCCGTCGACCTTCATCCGAGCACCCGGCCGGCGATGGGTTGAAGGCGCGCGACGACCTCGGGGTCGCGGGCGGCGGGCGCGGTGATGATCGCGTTGTCCAGCGCGTGGCGGCAGCGGCAGGCAGCGGCGTGTTCGTCGTGGGCGACGTCCTCGGCCAGGCCACGCACCATCTGGCGCGCGTTCTCGGCGTTGGCCAGCAGCACCTTGACGATCGCGTCGACGGTCACCGCGTCGTGGCCGACGTGCCAGCAGTCGAAGTCGGTGACCATGCTGACCGAGCAGTAGCAGAGCTCGGCCTCGCGCGCGAGCTTGGCCTCGGGCATGTTGGTCATGCCGATGACGCTGCAGTTCCACGAGCGGTACAGGTGCGACTCGGCGCGCGTCGAGAACTGCGGCCCTTCCATCGTCAGGTAGGTGCCGCCGCGAACGTGCGGCACGCCCTGCTCGGCCAGGCGCTTCTGCACGTGGTCGCCCAGGCGCGGGCAGGTCGGGTCGGCCATCGAGACGTGGGCCACGCAGCCGGTGCCGAAGAAGCTCTTCTCGCGCGCGAACGTGCGGTCGATGAACTGGTCGACGATGACGAAGGTGCCCGGCGGCAAGTCGGCACGCAGGCCGCCGACGGCGCTGCAGGACAGCACGTCGGTGGCGCCCAGCTGCTTCAGCGCGGCGATGTTGGCCCGGTAGTTGACCTCGCTCGGCGGGATGCGGTGGCCGCGGCCGTGGCGCGGCAGGAAGGCCAGTTCGGCGTCGCCCAGGCGGCCGAGGAAGATCTCGTCGGAGGGCGCGCCCCAGGGCGTGTCGACCGAGACCCAGCGGGTGTCGGTGAGGCC is a window encoding:
- a CDS encoding glycine zipper 2TM domain-containing protein, with the translated sequence MNTTRSLAIATLAATAALAGCSGMSTQQRDTAIGAGIGGVAGSVLTGGSTAGTIGGAAVGGVIGHETSKDKK
- a CDS encoding class II aldolase/adducin family protein; its protein translation is MNVPFVEVAAREDAAAAVRLLDARGLNRGSTGNLSVRCGDAMLITPTGMGSEVCGEDFVRVFLADGRVEGTWQPSSEWHFHQAVYRARPDLNAVVHTHSPNATALACLDRPLPAFHYMIAVAGGDTVPLVPYHTFGTEALSAAVGEAMAERKACLLAHHGLVAAGATLAEAMKVCQEIESLCEVYLKALAVAEPRVLGHAEMDEVIAKFRSYGRSARRDA
- the mtnA gene encoding S-methyl-5-thioribose-1-phosphate isomerase; the encoded protein is MKVDGTPLRTIRAVAGGEAVEIIDQRLLPHRLVIERVASADEMIVAIRDMWVRGAPLIGASAAYGVALLMNADAGDAALEAGCERIRAARPTAVNLAWAVDRMLSHLRPLPAAQRRAAAWALADAIAEEDVAVNRAIGEHGLALIEAIAARRPGPVKVLTHCNAGWLATVDWGSATAPIYRAQERGIELHVWVDETRPRNQGASLTAWELGKAGVPHTLVADNAGGHLMQRGEVDLCIVGCDRVTIRGDVCNKIGTYLKALAAHDNGVPFYVAMPTSTLDPKLADGVREIPIEERSAREVTHIAGLTAAGELAEVCLVPKGTTAANPAFDVTPARLVSGLVTEHGVFPADETALRALAARSAR
- a CDS encoding S-methyl-5'-thioadenosine phosphorylase, with the translated sequence MTKRLAIIGGSGLYDLPGLTDTRWVSVDTPWGAPSDEIFLGRLGDAELAFLPRHGRGHRIPPSEVNYRANIAALKQLGATDVLSCSAVGGLRADLPPGTFVIVDQFIDRTFAREKSFFGTGCVAHVSMADPTCPRLGDHVQKRLAEQGVPHVRGGTYLTMEGPQFSTRAESHLYRSWNCSVIGMTNMPEAKLAREAELCYCSVSMVTDFDCWHVGHDAVTVDAIVKVLLANAENARQMVRGLAEDVAHDEHAAACRCRHALDNAIITAPAARDPEVVARLQPIAGRVLG